The proteins below come from a single Rhodococcus sp. WMMA185 genomic window:
- a CDS encoding DUF1326 domain-containing protein: MTATEQRTRWVLKGHAYEFCNCAPGCTCYFSGFPSSADGSCQNLLCLDIRQGSCGAVDLTGVKSVVVLDYPRAIHEGGGKTVLIVDPDATEEQVDTLHQIITGALGGDPWSFLAGTYEVIGRARAPISFEGVGVKATMTAEGFGRATGDSLKDPVTGEDHQVQIVLPEGPILTKGECGVGSFEVEVEVEGLHYGYADTNCIAFEFEWSN; this comes from the coding sequence ATGACGGCAACCGAACAACGCACCAGGTGGGTCCTGAAGGGTCACGCTTATGAGTTCTGCAACTGCGCGCCAGGTTGTACATGCTATTTCTCGGGGTTCCCAAGCTCAGCAGATGGCAGCTGCCAGAACTTGCTCTGCTTGGACATACGGCAGGGTTCGTGCGGAGCCGTCGACCTCACCGGGGTGAAGAGCGTCGTCGTTCTCGATTACCCGCGCGCTATCCATGAAGGGGGTGGCAAGACGGTGTTGATTGTCGACCCCGACGCCACCGAGGAGCAGGTCGATACCCTGCATCAGATCATCACCGGCGCACTCGGCGGTGACCCGTGGAGCTTTCTTGCCGGGACTTATGAGGTCATCGGCCGGGCAAGGGCACCGATCAGTTTCGAGGGCGTCGGCGTGAAGGCAACGATGACAGCCGAAGGATTTGGTCGAGCGACTGGCGATTCCTTGAAGGATCCGGTGACAGGGGAGGACCACCAGGTGCAGATCGTGTTGCCCGAAGGGCCCATATTGACGAAGGGAGAGTGTGGGGTCGGATCGTTCGAGGTCGAGGTCGAGGTCGAGGGACTCCACTACGGATACGCCGACACCAACTGCATCGCCTTCGAGTTCGAGTGGTCCAACTAG
- a CDS encoding DUF2182 domain-containing protein has translation MAQRDTSGTVRDVERWPLGVSLSYSLLVVAALGWWWTVVGAGHMESSAMATMSFAAFLVAWIAMMAAMMLPAILPVVRLYALAAARGAAAPVAVFVGGYLVVWSAVGVPAYLLWRRLSGPLAQASPGAARFAGAVAIGAAVYQLTPLKSLCLKRCRSPLSFFLHHGRHLDRPAGAALAGGRHGVYCLGCCWMLMVLLVALGTMSLGWMIALAVLILLEKTAPFGEVLTRVAAAGLLILGAALLLQPALIGNIV, from the coding sequence ATGGCCCAGCGGGATACGTCCGGCACGGTCAGAGATGTGGAGCGGTGGCCGTTGGGTGTGTCGCTGTCTTACTCTCTGCTGGTCGTCGCTGCGCTCGGGTGGTGGTGGACAGTCGTCGGTGCGGGGCACATGGAATCCTCCGCCATGGCGACGATGTCGTTCGCAGCTTTCCTCGTCGCGTGGATAGCCATGATGGCGGCGATGATGTTGCCGGCGATCCTGCCAGTGGTTCGGCTGTATGCGCTGGCTGCCGCTCGTGGCGCCGCAGCACCGGTGGCAGTGTTCGTTGGCGGCTACCTGGTGGTGTGGAGTGCGGTAGGGGTACCGGCATACCTCCTCTGGCGGCGCCTGAGCGGGCCTTTGGCGCAGGCAAGTCCGGGGGCGGCACGGTTCGCCGGTGCCGTGGCCATCGGGGCTGCGGTTTATCAGTTGACGCCGCTGAAGTCGTTGTGCTTGAAACGTTGTCGTTCGCCGCTGTCCTTCTTCCTCCACCATGGCCGGCACCTCGACCGGCCTGCCGGGGCAGCGCTGGCCGGCGGCCGGCACGGGGTCTATTGCCTTGGTTGCTGCTGGATGCTGATGGTCCTGCTCGTTGCCTTGGGCACCATGTCGTTGGGGTGGATGATTGCACTGGCAGTTCTGATTCTGCTCGAAAAGACGGCCCCGTTCGGAGAGGTGCTGACCAGGGTGGCTGCGGCTGGGCTGTTGATCCTCGGTGCTGCTTTGCTACTCCAGCCGGCTCTTATCGGGAACATTGTGTGA
- a CDS encoding Glu/Leu/Phe/Val family dehydrogenase, with the protein MTLTLERRATTAHRNVGVFGRADFPAGSAHEQVTFFQDRATGLEAIVAIHDTTLGPALGGTRFYPYADEAAALKDVLRLSRGMTYKSAIAGVDLGGGKAVIIGDPATGKSEALLESYARFVQTLGGRYITAGDVGTNSDDLDIMGRATDYVVGRNTAAGGSGDSAPMTALGVFQGMKAAAQAKWGSPSLAGRSVGVEGTGKVGYQLIKLLLADGASVIATDVNSDALDRVARDFPEVTIAPSVIDRVLDVYAPCALGATLTGESVSVIAADVICGAANNQLADTAVERAIGDRGIVWVPDYVANGGGLIQVAGERLGTSAEEVRAQVEKIFATVVRILDVAQREGVLAGAAADVLAEARLAAAR; encoded by the coding sequence ATGACTCTCACCCTGGAACGGCGCGCCACCACAGCACATCGGAACGTCGGGGTGTTCGGACGCGCCGATTTCCCGGCCGGCTCCGCGCACGAGCAGGTGACCTTCTTCCAGGACCGGGCTACCGGCCTCGAAGCGATCGTCGCTATTCACGACACGACGCTCGGACCGGCCCTCGGCGGCACCCGCTTCTACCCATACGCCGACGAGGCCGCCGCACTGAAAGACGTACTACGGCTGTCGCGCGGTATGACCTACAAATCGGCGATCGCCGGAGTCGACCTCGGCGGTGGAAAGGCCGTCATCATCGGCGACCCGGCCACCGGAAAATCGGAGGCGCTGCTCGAGTCGTACGCGCGTTTCGTGCAGACCCTCGGAGGCCGGTACATCACCGCCGGTGACGTGGGCACCAACTCCGACGACCTCGACATCATGGGCCGCGCGACCGACTACGTCGTCGGACGCAACACTGCGGCAGGCGGTTCCGGTGACAGTGCGCCGATGACTGCTCTCGGTGTGTTCCAGGGCATGAAGGCTGCCGCCCAGGCCAAGTGGGGAAGCCCGAGCCTGGCCGGACGGTCGGTCGGTGTCGAGGGCACAGGCAAGGTCGGCTACCAGCTGATCAAGCTTCTGCTCGCAGACGGCGCGTCGGTGATCGCGACCGACGTCAACTCCGACGCCCTCGACCGGGTGGCCCGTGACTTCCCTGAGGTCACGATCGCGCCGAGCGTCATCGACCGTGTGCTCGACGTTTACGCCCCCTGCGCGCTGGGTGCCACTCTCACCGGCGAATCTGTTTCAGTGATCGCCGCCGACGTGATCTGCGGAGCAGCCAACAACCAGCTCGCGGACACCGCGGTCGAACGCGCTATCGGGGACAGGGGGATCGTGTGGGTTCCGGACTATGTCGCCAACGGTGGCGGGCTCATTCAGGTCGCCGGCGAGAGGCTCGGAACGTCCGCCGAAGAGGTTCGTGCACAGGTGGAGAAGATCTTCGCCACTGTCGTGCGGATCCTCGATGTCGCACAGCGTGAGGGCGTCCTCGCCGGGGCCGCAGCAGACGTCCTCGCCGAGGCCCGCCTCGCCGCCGCGAGGTAG